A window of the Parabacteroides merdae ATCC 43184 genome harbors these coding sequences:
- a CDS encoding DUF4313 domain-containing protein, producing MNTRLAIIRSEGKEHLCYREEECFVDVSYPMVTFTKGEDDFEIVKCDHPSMEETFLYQESRLSIVIEMYHNGWPALSLKDPVTHEIYTVLTVNLEDKAAFSLPDRVFVDINNNPDAMEFLLSNKLAEDTGYRRQSGWVSYPMVTLNLPTFYRLDPHVFSAILNIR from the coding sequence ATGAACACCCGATTGGCTATAATCCGTTCAGAGGGAAAAGAACATCTCTGTTACCGGGAAGAGGAATGTTTTGTCGATGTATCCTATCCGATGGTGACATTTACCAAAGGGGAGGATGATTTTGAAATTGTCAAATGCGACCATCCGTCCATGGAAGAGACTTTCCTGTATCAGGAAAGCCGTCTCTCAATCGTGATTGAAATGTACCATAACGGCTGGCCGGCATTGTCTCTGAAAGATCCCGTGACCCATGAGATATACACGGTCCTGACGGTCAACTTAGAAGATAAGGCGGCATTCTCACTGCCTGACAGGGTATTCGTGGACATCAACAACAATCCTGATGCCATGGAGTTCCTTCTGTCCAACAAATTAGCTGAGGATACAGGTTATAGACGTCAGAGCGGCTGGGTAAGCTACCCGATGGTCACACTTAACCTTCCGACGTTTTACAGGCTTGACCCACATGTCTTTAGCGCAATATTGAATATCCGGTAA
- a CDS encoding LPD29 domain-containing protein — protein sequence MTYFQNIHSLADLKKEYRRLALEHHPDKGGDTAIMQQVNTEFGRLFEAWKDKPDIPATSTGYEYDYSGATAKEYTEYVYNEYRWKGRNYKGQHAPEIVALVRAWLKETYPGYKFSVRRENCHSIHIRLMKADFEAFTKESGKVQGDVNHYHIASYKSLTDRAKDVMMNICDFIMSYNFDDSDPMTDYFHTNFYLTLGIGSYKQPYKVEPPRLDSKDKPEVFKHPEGPAHKAMRRALGKARFGFIESRKYAGEIILGEDCFGSRGELYFWPKEYSSAKMAQKRIDKLEGAGIRCELTGYNGGYIRLLGYTPEMRDSLERERQEYAAAYQAWYSKQNLKTI from the coding sequence ATGACTTATTTTCAGAACATACACTCTCTGGCGGACTTGAAGAAAGAATACCGCCGGCTGGCATTGGAGCACCACCCGGACAAGGGTGGCGACACTGCGATCATGCAACAGGTGAACACCGAGTTTGGAAGGCTTTTTGAGGCTTGGAAAGACAAACCGGATATTCCCGCGACTTCAACCGGATATGAATATGACTATTCGGGAGCCACGGCAAAGGAATACACCGAGTATGTGTATAACGAATACCGCTGGAAAGGCCGCAATTACAAGGGGCAGCATGCGCCGGAAATCGTGGCACTGGTACGGGCATGGCTCAAGGAGACCTATCCGGGATACAAGTTCTCTGTCAGACGGGAGAATTGCCACTCCATCCATATCCGGTTGATGAAAGCGGATTTCGAGGCGTTCACCAAAGAGTCCGGAAAAGTTCAAGGCGATGTCAACCACTATCATATCGCTTCATACAAATCCTTGACGGACAGGGCAAAAGATGTAATGATGAATATCTGCGATTTCATCATGTCGTACAATTTCGACGACAGCGACCCCATGACGGACTATTTTCACACCAACTTTTACCTGACACTTGGAATCGGAAGTTACAAACAGCCGTACAAGGTGGAACCGCCCAGACTCGACAGCAAAGACAAACCGGAGGTATTCAAGCATCCGGAAGGTCCGGCACACAAGGCAATGCGCCGGGCATTGGGCAAAGCGCGTTTCGGCTTCATCGAAAGCCGGAAGTATGCCGGGGAAATAATTCTGGGGGAAGACTGTTTCGGCTCACGGGGCGAACTCTATTTTTGGCCGAAGGAATATTCAAGCGCAAAAATGGCCCAAAAACGCATCGACAAACTGGAGGGAGCCGGAATAAGGTGCGAACTCACCGGTTATAACGGAGGATACATCCGCCTGCTCGGGTACACCCCGGAGATGAGAGATTCCCTGGAGCGGGAACGTCAGGAGTATGCCGCCGCGTATCAGGCATGGTACTCAAAACAGAATTTGAAAACAATCTGA